A region of Granulicella aggregans DNA encodes the following proteins:
- the eno gene encoding phosphopyruvate hydratase yields MTEIVSIHAREILDSRGNPTVEADVTLEGGAMGRAAVPSGASTGEHEAVELRDGDKEYYLGKGVLTAVENVESIIGPELNGMDASNQRLIDATMIAIDGTENKSKMGANAILAVSMAVARASAKALKLPLYRYLGGVNACLLPTPMMNILNGGSHADSNVDFQEFMVMPVGAETFSDALRWGTEVFHTLKGVLKKKGYNTAVGDEGGFAPSLKSNAEAIELILEAIELAGYKPGEEISLALDPAASEFYDKATGRYVFKKSDKSEKTSEEMADFWAEWSRQYPIVSIEDGLAEDDWDGWKLLTDKIGDRVQLVGDDLFVTNTRRLQRGIEEKVANSILIKVNQIGTVSETLEAIELGRRFGYTSIISHRSGETEDTFIADLAVGTGAGQIKTGSASRTDRIAKYNQLLRIEEELGQSAEFLGIESINCGQ; encoded by the coding sequence ATGACCGAGATCGTATCGATTCACGCGCGCGAGATTCTGGATTCGCGCGGCAACCCGACCGTAGAAGCGGATGTGACCCTTGAAGGAGGCGCGATGGGCCGCGCTGCCGTGCCCAGCGGAGCTTCCACTGGCGAGCACGAGGCGGTCGAACTGCGCGATGGCGACAAAGAGTACTACCTCGGCAAGGGCGTGTTGACGGCGGTAGAAAATGTGGAGTCGATCATCGGGCCGGAGCTAAACGGCATGGATGCCAGCAACCAGCGGCTGATCGATGCGACAATGATCGCGATCGATGGCACCGAGAACAAGTCGAAGATGGGCGCGAATGCGATTCTCGCGGTCTCGATGGCCGTTGCGCGGGCCTCGGCAAAGGCTTTGAAGCTGCCACTCTATCGCTACCTCGGCGGCGTGAATGCCTGCCTGCTGCCGACCCCGATGATGAACATTTTGAATGGTGGATCGCACGCGGACTCAAACGTGGACTTCCAGGAGTTCATGGTGATGCCGGTCGGCGCGGAGACGTTCTCCGATGCGCTGCGCTGGGGGACCGAGGTATTTCATACCCTGAAGGGCGTGCTGAAGAAGAAGGGCTACAACACGGCTGTCGGCGATGAGGGCGGGTTTGCGCCGTCGCTGAAGTCGAACGCCGAGGCGATCGAGTTAATCCTCGAAGCGATCGAACTTGCCGGCTACAAGCCGGGCGAAGAGATCTCTCTGGCGCTTGATCCTGCGGCGAGCGAGTTCTACGACAAGGCCACCGGACGCTACGTCTTTAAGAAGTCCGACAAGAGCGAAAAGACGTCGGAAGAGATGGCGGATTTCTGGGCGGAGTGGTCGCGGCAGTATCCGATCGTCAGCATCGAGGACGGACTTGCCGAAGATGACTGGGACGGCTGGAAGCTGCTGACGGACAAGATAGGCGACCGCGTTCAACTCGTCGGCGACGATCTGTTTGTTACCAATACCCGGCGCTTGCAGCGCGGCATCGAGGAGAAGGTCGCGAACTCGATCCTGATCAAGGTGAACCAGATTGGCACGGTCTCCGAGACACTTGAGGCGATCGAACTTGGCCGCCGCTTCGGTTACACAAGCATCATCTCGCATCGTTCGGGCGAGACGGAAGATACGTTCATTGCGGACCTTGCTGTCGGCACAGGCGCGGGACAGATCAAGACGGGCTCGGCCAGCCGGACGGATCGTATCGCGAAGTACAACCAGCTTCTCCGTATCGAAGAAGAGCTTGGGCAGTCGGCAGAGTTCCTGGGGATCGAGTCGATCAACTGCGGACAGTAG
- a CDS encoding EAL domain-containing protein, with protein sequence MSITGLALFGAFVGAAGGYWLCHLSRVRAANLALSSYASDLANHANDYGAELRAIKMAFNPSGFPLCSPEEISKMRDLAFRSLQVKDIGRLQNDKLVCSGWLGKLPKPWIMPKPSMTLRDGSLVYSDIPLAIAGDSRGVVLSHMGVDVVLSPKAFDSWDRPGMRNMIVMVNFATGQITHIAGDNMPVEPALILAEGQTEMDGKLYSARCSRQNALCAVAEEPTQVALSDTNLLQFEYILMGALAGFGLGLAIAQFYLQRIGLAQQLRRAVRDGTLRLVYQPLIELPSGACAGAEALLRWSDDEGNPIAPDFFIRIAEERGFISEITAFVIRRSIQEVGDILRNHPELTLGLNIAPADLQGEALFQLLDLHVRQADIRPRQVALEITERSTADITQLREAVLRLHMEGYQVHIDDFGTGYSSLAYLHELAVDAIKIDRAFTRTIGTDAVTASILPQILALAASLHVEVIVEGVETEEQANYLTATGSVMQVQGWYYGKPVSADELPKYKEDMARSTEAALSGLQLHDH encoded by the coding sequence TTGTCGATCACTGGGCTCGCCCTCTTCGGGGCGTTCGTGGGAGCGGCCGGTGGCTACTGGCTCTGTCATCTGTCGCGGGTTCGGGCAGCCAATCTCGCTCTCTCCAGCTATGCTTCCGACCTCGCGAACCACGCCAACGACTATGGTGCGGAACTCCGCGCCATCAAGATGGCTTTCAACCCCTCCGGCTTTCCTCTGTGCTCGCCCGAAGAGATCTCAAAGATGCGTGACCTCGCTTTCCGTTCGCTCCAGGTCAAGGACATCGGGCGGCTCCAGAACGACAAGCTGGTCTGTTCTGGTTGGCTTGGAAAACTCCCCAAACCCTGGATCATGCCGAAGCCCAGCATGACACTCCGCGACGGCTCCCTGGTCTACTCGGACATTCCTCTTGCCATCGCCGGCGATAGTCGCGGCGTCGTTCTGTCCCATATGGGAGTCGACGTTGTCCTTAGTCCGAAAGCATTCGATAGCTGGGACCGTCCCGGCATGCGGAATATGATTGTCATGGTCAACTTCGCCACGGGGCAGATCACCCACATCGCCGGCGACAACATGCCCGTTGAACCGGCCCTGATACTCGCCGAAGGCCAAACTGAGATGGACGGCAAACTTTACTCCGCCCGCTGTTCCCGGCAGAACGCCCTATGCGCCGTGGCCGAGGAGCCGACTCAAGTCGCCTTGAGCGACACCAACTTGCTCCAGTTTGAGTACATCCTCATGGGGGCATTGGCTGGCTTTGGCCTTGGCCTGGCCATCGCCCAGTTCTATCTGCAGCGCATTGGCCTCGCCCAGCAACTCCGCCGCGCCGTTCGCGATGGCACGCTCCGCCTCGTCTACCAGCCGCTCATCGAACTGCCCTCCGGTGCCTGTGCGGGCGCTGAGGCGCTTCTCCGCTGGTCCGACGACGAAGGAAACCCCATCGCACCCGACTTTTTCATCCGTATCGCCGAAGAGCGTGGTTTCATCAGCGAGATCACCGCCTTCGTCATCCGCCGGTCCATTCAGGAGGTCGGCGATATCCTCAGAAACCACCCTGAACTTACTCTCGGCCTCAATATTGCCCCCGCCGATCTGCAGGGCGAAGCCCTTTTTCAACTCCTCGACCTTCACGTCCGGCAGGCTGATATCCGCCCTCGCCAGGTCGCTCTCGAAATCACCGAGCGATCCACCGCCGATATCACTCAACTCCGCGAGGCCGTACTCCGCCTCCATATGGAGGGCTATCAGGTTCACATCGATGACTTCGGCACCGGCTACTCCAGCCTCGCCTATCTCCACGAACTGGCCGTAGACGCAATCAAAATCGACCGCGCCTTCACCCGCACGATCGGTACCGACGCAGTCACCGCCTCCATCCTGCCCCAGATTCTCGCTCTTGCCGCATCCCTCCACGTTGAGGTTATCGTCGAGGGCGTTGAGACCGAAGAGCAGGCGAACTATCTCACCGCCACGGGCAGCGTGATGCAGGTCCAGGGTTGGTACTACGGCAAACCAGTCTCGGCAGACGAACTGCCTAAATATAAAGAAGACATGGCCCGCAGCACCGAGGCTGCTCTTTCTGGTTTGCAGTTACATGACCACTAA
- a CDS encoding serine/threonine-protein kinase, translating to MARRIIEHYEFVRKIGAGGSGVVYLANDTLLQRPVVMKLLKRGALTLEQMRTTQLREARLASAIDHPNVCAIYDVGETPNESGDAEEAYIVMQYIPGKSLDKLIQAGPSSLQLVLSGGIQIADGLSAAHQLGIFHRDLKPANVMLTEGGLIKILDFGLARRLNADEAEFDPARPTNKRTAAQGGTYTARGGTIAYMAPEQFVTGQSSVQSDIFALGLILYELATGRHPFHRPDAQEFQSIRAIQFADPTPIREIVPSLPVELESVILRCLEKQPSARFASAADVRESLKTIMMKMQLDSVGMPGDSLALLPSQSRLALQTPEEEKRTTGILSMLAERFREPGATTAAKQNSIVVLPFVNLGTLGTAETGATAPLYGYALADAIGARLARMPSLVVRPSSTLMAVSTQQLDPLSVGKKLLVQYVLAGNFMSSDKGFDLNWQLLDVPGQSVRAGGSINVESFDLISVQSEITNEVFSTLHGFGDLKTSSDNARDASLTQILSEDYLQARAVLSSFISRTGSRDDLDRARYLFDSVVKQDPDYAPGWSGLGITHLQYARHGLGGQMHVLEARRAFDKALSLDPSSVEANLYRVYMLLSRGEKESARHGIENLLQTAGNDWNVHLVAGQTLRIDGMYEEALEQFNISLRMNPSNAAMIYNHRARVYQYQNQLELAGEEIDKGLTLEPRQPLLRISQGYQQMRLGDLNKAIETLEAVVSDESSLRIVFPTIALCYVQLGDRQKAASFILEETLSAAEADSEMAYRLATYFALEGDESEALHWLRRAIYLGNENYPWFSKNPAWRKLQGHGDFERILEDLKKSYSRNKKNWKRLLAQVRD from the coding sequence ATGGCCCGACGCATCATCGAGCACTACGAGTTTGTCCGCAAGATTGGAGCTGGCGGAAGCGGAGTCGTGTACCTTGCGAACGACACGCTGCTGCAGCGCCCGGTCGTCATGAAACTGTTGAAACGAGGCGCGTTGACGCTGGAGCAGATGCGGACGACACAGCTTCGCGAAGCACGTTTGGCCTCGGCCATCGATCATCCTAACGTCTGCGCTATCTATGATGTGGGCGAAACTCCCAACGAATCGGGGGACGCTGAAGAGGCCTACATCGTCATGCAGTACATCCCTGGAAAGAGCCTGGACAAGCTCATCCAGGCGGGGCCGTCGAGTCTTCAGCTCGTTCTCTCGGGCGGTATTCAGATCGCCGACGGGCTCTCCGCAGCCCACCAGTTAGGCATCTTCCACCGTGACCTGAAACCTGCGAACGTTATGCTGACCGAGGGCGGTCTGATCAAAATTCTCGACTTCGGTCTGGCGCGGCGGCTGAACGCGGATGAGGCGGAGTTCGACCCGGCACGACCGACGAACAAGCGGACAGCGGCGCAGGGCGGCACTTACACCGCGCGCGGAGGGACGATCGCCTACATGGCACCGGAGCAGTTTGTGACCGGGCAGTCGAGCGTGCAGTCGGACATCTTCGCGTTGGGGTTGATCCTGTACGAGCTTGCGACGGGAAGGCACCCGTTCCATCGTCCCGACGCGCAGGAGTTCCAGAGCATCCGTGCCATTCAGTTTGCCGATCCGACGCCTATTCGTGAGATCGTTCCCAGCCTGCCGGTCGAATTGGAGTCGGTAATCCTGCGCTGCCTGGAGAAACAGCCCTCGGCGCGTTTCGCCTCTGCCGCCGATGTTCGCGAGTCGCTCAAGACGATCATGATGAAGATGCAGCTTGACTCTGTCGGCATGCCGGGCGATTCACTCGCGTTGCTGCCATCGCAGAGCCGGCTGGCATTGCAAACTCCGGAAGAGGAGAAGCGGACGACCGGTATTTTATCGATGCTCGCGGAGCGGTTTCGCGAGCCTGGAGCGACCACGGCAGCGAAGCAGAACAGCATTGTGGTGCTGCCCTTCGTGAACCTCGGCACTCTCGGAACAGCGGAGACAGGAGCGACAGCCCCTCTTTATGGATATGCGCTTGCGGACGCAATCGGGGCGCGACTGGCGCGGATGCCTTCCCTCGTCGTGCGGCCATCGAGCACTCTGATGGCGGTATCGACGCAGCAGCTTGATCCCTTGAGCGTGGGCAAAAAACTGCTGGTGCAGTACGTCCTGGCCGGCAACTTCATGAGCTCGGACAAGGGCTTCGACCTGAACTGGCAGCTTCTGGATGTTCCGGGGCAGAGTGTTCGCGCGGGTGGATCGATCAATGTGGAGTCGTTCGATCTGATCTCGGTGCAATCGGAGATCACGAACGAGGTCTTCAGCACGCTACACGGATTCGGCGACCTGAAGACGAGCAGCGACAATGCACGCGATGCTTCGTTGACGCAGATCTTGTCCGAGGACTATCTGCAAGCGCGGGCCGTGCTCTCGTCGTTCATCTCGCGGACCGGAAGCCGGGACGACCTGGATCGGGCGCGCTATCTCTTTGATTCGGTGGTGAAGCAGGATCCGGACTATGCTCCGGGTTGGTCCGGGCTTGGGATCACGCACCTGCAGTATGCGCGGCATGGGCTAGGCGGCCAGATGCACGTTCTGGAGGCGCGGCGTGCGTTCGATAAGGCGCTTTCGCTCGATCCATCATCCGTCGAGGCCAATCTTTATCGCGTCTACATGCTGCTCTCACGGGGCGAGAAAGAGTCTGCTCGCCACGGCATCGAGAATCTGTTGCAGACGGCCGGGAACGACTGGAACGTGCATCTGGTTGCTGGTCAGACGCTGCGCATCGACGGCATGTACGAAGAGGCGCTGGAGCAGTTCAACATCTCGCTGCGCATGAATCCGTCTAACGCGGCGATGATCTACAACCATCGCGCGCGGGTGTATCAGTATCAGAATCAGCTTGAGCTTGCCGGTGAAGAGATTGATAAAGGGTTGACGCTGGAGCCACGGCAGCCACTGCTTCGGATCTCTCAGGGCTACCAGCAGATGCGCCTGGGAGATTTGAATAAGGCGATTGAGACGCTGGAAGCAGTAGTCAGCGACGAGTCTTCGTTGCGAATTGTGTTTCCGACGATCGCGCTTTGCTACGTCCAACTCGGCGACCGGCAGAAGGCTGCATCCTTCATTCTCGAGGAAACGCTTTCAGCGGCTGAGGCGGATAGCGAGATGGCCTATCGCCTGGCAACGTACTTTGCGCTGGAAGGGGATGAGTCCGAAGCGCTTCACTGGCTGAGGCGGGCGATCTATCTGGGGAATGAGAACTATCCTTGGTTCTCGAAGAATCCGGCGTGGCGCAAGCTGCAAGGGCATGGCGACTTCGAGCGGATTCTCGAAGACCTGAAGAAGAGTTACAGCAGGAATAAGAAGAACTGGAAACGGCTGCTGGCGCAGGTGAGGGATTAG